TCATTAGTCAATCACATTGCCACAGGGCAGGAGGGAAACAAACAacgtaaaaataacaattctcCTCGAAAATAGATGTAACATCAGTTTTTAAtatgatgaaaagaaaatctcgACGAAGCAGTTTTCCCAGCTATCCAAACTATTATTTTCTAGCACGGTAGACCTTGTTGTAATTTATCACTGATAGTGAAATTAAatgcaattttatttaaccTAGGAAACATTTTATAGCAAAAGTAATAACACATGCGTAAGTATGtttgtcaaagaataacgttggaattgagggaaaaattaattgaatgcTCATCATTTTTAGTAGATGTCTTTGCTACGAGTTGGAAAAAGTTAGAGCTAGAATTATGTGAACAGGATTAAAGAAATTAGCGCTACTGTACAAACAAGGTGCGCATAATTCGTTATATAATACATGGTATGCACAGTTAGCTCTGTTAGATGTCAAAAGAATATATCCGCGGACCAAGactttgaagagaaaaaaaaaatcaagattgCAATAGATTAGTtagattattttctttcttttctttttagttCTACTTGCATTACGAATTACCAGCTTGCCAACGACCACAGATTATTCCGAAAAAGCTTTATAAGACATCAGTGGACACCCTgattacatattatacacatatttagAAAACTTTGGGATTTAGTAAAAGCTCCACCTCTATTTGGCAATTACTATTTACCTGTAAAGAGAGCAACCTAGACTGAGGAGTGGCTATGTTGGGTACAAGGGCGATGGGTGTGGGCCGGCCAGAACTGCTGCCCTCACTGCCAAGCACCCCCACAGCGGACGCTGCAGTCCCAGAGCCACCCATTACCTGTCACCACCGACACATTCTCATAAACTATATCGGATATAAGTTTCAACCTCTATTCTCTATTTAGGAAAAACTAAACTGTGACTGATGGATCCTAATCTGGTATCATCGAGTATATCTGTTTCTGAATTTATTTGGCATTTCGACGATAATATTGAAACACTTTTACTGATCATTCAAGTCAATTATAAACCTCGATTAGACAATGATCTTAGGTCGAATATTTTGGTTTACTCCTTTCACGGTACAGTGGTAATGAATCTACATAAACTTGTGTGATGATTTCCTCCTCGTGTTCCAACTTAGGAATTCTAGCTGAGAGTAAGAATACTAGGAAGATAAAAAAAGGATGCCCACATTGTTGTAACATAAAAGATGTCGGTAAAAACATGCATACCAAACGACTACTTGACCCTTGTaagctttcaaaattttgtttacttATTACAAACAATTTCCGTGTTCCAGAGTTATATCCGCAACTCGAAATATAACAGaatggaaaaacgaaaaaaaataatctattgAAAGTCCAATCTTCTAAACTTTCCTCTTGGCCTTTGTGACGTTTATTGCCCGTAGTTGAAAGGAAAAGAGATATCAATTTCATGTGTCTTAGACTTGTaacattgatatatatatacaattttaACGGCACAGAGATTGAATCAATCTATCGACATTCAAAACTGATATTGCTTGGCAAAAAATTGGTCAACCTTCTAATATTCAAGGCAACAAGCCAAATAACTTCGGCAAAGTTTTTCTTGCACGTCGGATTACAAACCCCTAAGAATTTGACATCGATGTAatagtttttcttcttcactgTATTGAAAAAACTATAATGTCTATAATATAATCAGTGTGTCGATTGGCATTAGCCATAAAATGTGTCAACATATTGAACTActgatggaaaaaagaaacttatGACTACTGACCTGGAACAATTGATTATTTCCAAACTGATAGGATGTTGGTAGTAAAAGTCCGGAGGATGTTGGGCGATACATCATCCCTGCAACATTGTCTAAAGAATGTATagattaacaaaaaatttcatcagcgtCAAAAAGTagggaaataaaataattgtaaaacttAGTTTAAATTCCAGCCGAGGTTTCAAACACAAACTCTTAGTCTtagttgtaaatttttaataccttGTCTAATGGGCGTACTCCCTGGCCTCAGTTTCAAATCTGGATATCGCGGCTGCATAGGAGGTCGCCCTCTTCCTCGACCAGTGATTGGCGCAGGAAGGAGTTTGGGTAGAAGGGGAGTCTGGCCCTTGGCACTCATCGCCATTGCAAGAGCGTTCGAGCCGGAAGTGCCGACAGGTCGAGCTCTGTTCATTCGAGGTATTTTAGCTGGGGGTTCCCAGTCAGTGGCAGGTTCCAGGTTTCGTTCAGGTCTGAATTTCTTGTTACAGGCAAGAATATGCCTGGTTAGTTTACCCTTTTGGTTATCCTCAAACGGACAATTCGGACATTGGTGAAAAGCTGGACCACGTTCAAGTCTACCTCTCGTATTGTGCTCAGCTTCCATGTGAAATAGAATGTCGTGGGGGCTGCGTACTTCAAGGGGGCAAAAGTTACATTTGTAAACGTAATTCCGCATATGAGGCGTCTCAAGGTGATGCTGCATAACAAGGGCTGACTCTGTTTTAAAATTACAGAACTCGCACTTCTTCATTTCTAAATGGAATGGCTCGTTATTTTCCTTACTAAATTCTAGATTCTTGATTAGCGAATTTATAGCTATCTGAGTCTCAGTTGATGTACTACCCTTTCCCCGTTTACGTTTTTGAGTTCGCAACAGATCCGTCTGCACGAATTCTTGTACGAGATTAACTCCgatttgcataaaaaatttacccaaAGGTAAGTCAAAATACGttggtattttatttattttttcatcaggtTTATCGTCTAACGTTATTGTTCTTTTGTCGGGTGAATCAGCTGATTCTTCCAAGGTTCCATCTTTCTTGCACTTCATATCACCTTCGTTTTCACTAATTACATTTTTGTCATCTTCCTTGTTCTCaacctctttttcttcctcatcctcctccttaTCTTTCTCCTCCTTTTCCTTGTCCTTAATTTCTTCGcgttttttctcctcctcgaGCTTTCGAAGCTTAtcctctttctccctctcctcGATACTCTTTTCCAACTTGGTAACAAAATCTTTGAGAGGTTTTATAGGCGGCTTCTCATACACGTAAGGTACAATGAAGGATGGTGCTTCAACAACAAACATGTCGTCGGTAAGCGTCGGTAAGATCTGTGGGATCGGTGTCGCTGTAGCATTTGTACAGCTGGTGGGTTTTGGACTGCACTGTACATTTTTTGGTGTCATTGGCACAGGGGTGATGGTTGCCCTCATATTGGGATACATGGCCTGTGTCGGGACACCCATAGGCATGACAGAAAAGGAACTGGTGGAGGAGGTGGTGGCCgaatggtgatgatgatgatgatgatgatgatgagacTTTGTGCCAACGGGTACACCGCCTCTCCCAGAAAGTATTGAATTTGTATCGATAATGACTAAAGTGGGTTCCTTTTTGCCTCCCTTAGACACTTTGCTACCAGCTGCTATTTCTGCTAACCTCTTAGTATCGTTAACAACGATGGTagtcttattattatttttaattggtGATTTAACCTTAGAATTCTCTTTATCTTTGCTGTCTATACCAGCGAGGGGATCCTCCGGTTTAATTTCCTCGATGTCGGAGCCGTCATCATCAACATCCTCCTCCTCAAGCTCTTTCTCAATATAACTGGTCCTCTTGATATTCCTTGAACTCCGCCTTGGTGTGATATTACTCAAGTCCAAAGATTTTCTCACCTTTTTACCTTTGGTAGTGCCATTGTTATCTTTCAACTGCTTATCATTCGATGGTGGCGAGTTACAACCATTGCTTTTTGTTTCCGTTATCTCCTCAATATCCGGGCTACTACAGCTCCCATTTTCTTCGCATGTAGCAATATCTGAAGTACCCAAGCTGCCATCCACTTTACCGCCGTTATCGTCGGCCATTTTCTGATCCCCGGACGACTCTTTGACATCATCACCATCAGCCTTTTTTACTCTCGATACATCCTTACAATCGGCGTATATCTCAGTCACAGACTCGTCCAGGCATTCTACGTCCGAGGTATTATTGTGATCATCATCAATTTCCATCCGATGTTCGCTTTCAACTCCGTCGCACTTATCCTCAGATTCAGACACTTCACTAATATCGTCCATCTCACTTATATGATCTGCGACATTTTCAGTGTCATCCAGTGAATTGTCGACATTGTCCCCACTCTCAGTTTCCATTATCCTAACAACTtcgctgccttccttggaatCTTTTTCATTAGGCTGTTCCTTCTGGGTTTTCGTTTCCAGAAAATCTTCAGCCTGATCCTCTGCTTTTTCTTTAGCTTCGTCAATGCCAGCATCAGCTTCAGTTTCCATCGGTTCTACCTCGTCCCTTGGGTCCTCCTGCGGTGTTTCTTCCACCACATCGTCGGTCGCCTCATTGTCCATAACATTCTTGGATATGGGTTCGCACTCGTCGTTGGAGTCATTGTGCTCCTCGACAGTTTCATCAGGTTCGCAGTTACCATTTAAACCGTTTGTAATGATAGTGTCTGAAATTACATTATCAAAGGTTCAGTGTCAATTGGCCGTAAAGTACGAACGAGGTACAGTCAACCATACCTTTGACAGTCTTAGCATCAGGATCGTCCCGAGGTAGGTCCTTGACCGCAGACTCTTCTAAAGCGCCTTCCATGTGGCCACTTCTGGTTTAATCAATCTGCGAAAGAATAAAACAagcaaagtgaaaaaaaaaaatagtaccaatgtttacatgaaaaaatttatgaaaacatAGTTTGACATGTTATGAGAAcggtttgaatatcgttggtcTCTTTTATCACGTCCAGATTCTAAGCACCGTCCgcgatattaaattatatgaCGATGTGCCTATAGAAGCAAGATAATTGAGgtagagaaatttttccaaaatggCGCTGAAAATTCTTATGGCACACTCCTATTATTCGAATAGTACATGGTAAAATATACATTGTACGTATGCATTATCCGCAGCTCAGctatacgttgttataaccaataaattattactgcCGAACAAGCAATGGGGTTAAACTCgacgttttctctctctcttctgcACGCATACACGAGACGTGCACATAGTACGGTGCCGACGAAAGTTCGGAGACGCGCCGCCACGCTCTC
The sequence above is drawn from the Neodiprion pinetum isolate iyNeoPine1 chromosome 2, iyNeoPine1.2, whole genome shotgun sequence genome and encodes:
- the MEP-1 gene encoding uncharacterized protein MEP-1 isoform X1 codes for the protein MEGALEESAVKDLPRDDPDAKTVKDTIITNGLNGNCEPDETVEEHNDSNDECEPISKNVMDNEATDDVVEETPQEDPRDEVEPMETEADAGIDEAKEKAEDQAEDFLETKTQKEQPNEKDSKEGSEVVRIMETESGDNVDNSLDDTENVADHISEMDDISEVSESEDKCDGVESEHRMEIDDDHNNTSDVECLDESVTEIYADCKDVSRVKKADGDDVKESSGDQKMADDNGGKVDGSLGTSDIATCEENGSCSSPDIEEITETKSNGCNSPPSNDKQLKDNNGTTKGKKVRKSLDLSNITPRRSSRNIKRTSYIEKELEEEDVDDDGSDIEEIKPEDPLAGIDSKDKENSKVKSPIKNNNKTTIVVNDTKRLAEIAAGSKVSKGGKKEPTLVIIDTNSILSGRGGVPVGTKSHHHHHHHHHHSATTSSTSSFSVMPMGVPTQAMYPNMRATITPVPMTPKNVQCSPKPTSCTNATATPIPQILPTLTDDMFVVEAPSFIVPYVYEKPPIKPLKDFVTKLEKSIEEREKEDKLRKLEEEKKREEIKDKEKEEKDKEEDEEEKEVENKEDDKNVISENEGDMKCKKDGTLEESADSPDKRTITLDDKPDEKINKIPTYFDLPLGKFFMQIGVNLVQEFVQTDLLRTQKRKRGKGSTSTETQIAINSLIKNLEFSKENNEPFHLEMKKCEFCNFKTESALVMQHHLETPHMRNYVYKCNFCPLEVRSPHDILFHMEAEHNTRGRLERGPAFHQCPNCPFEDNQKGKLTRHILACNKKFRPERNLEPATDWEPPAKIPRMNRARPVGTSGSNALAMAMSAKGQTPLLPKLLPAPITGRGRGRPPMQPRYPDLKLRPGSTPIRQDNVAGMMYRPTSSGLLLPTSYQFGNNQLFQVMGGSGTAASAVGVLGSEGSSSGRPTPIALVPNIATPQSRLLSLQNTSSSSKSPAAKLLSQPSISITPLPRSSNQTPSLGSGTSTKSGGKNTFVICEICDGYIKDLEQLRNHMQWIHKVKIHPKMIYNRPPLNCQKCQFRFFTDQGLERHLLGSHGLVTSSMQEAANKGKDAGRCPACGRVYQWKLLNHVARDHGMTLKPAHLSYKCTVCTATFGMYKQFENHVYSAHSVVAKRVMDKKNTPSSPSSRSNDSLLKPLKINDEITIIPQPAKPTTRSGAAQTRGK
- the MEP-1 gene encoding myb-like protein X isoform X2; this encodes MEGALEESAVKDLPRDDPDAKTVKDTIITNGLNGNCEPDETVEEHNDSNDECEPISKNVMDNEATDDVVEETPQEDPRDEVEPMETEADAGIDEAKEKAEDQAEDFLETKTQKEQPNEKDSKEGSEVVRIMETESGDNVDNSLDDTENVADHISEMDDISEVSESEDKCDGVESEHRMEIDDDHNNTSDVECLDESVTEIYADCKDVSRVKKADGDDVKESSGDQKMADDNGGKVDGSLGTSDIATCEENGSCSSPDIEEITETKSNGCNSPPSNDKQLKDNNGTTKGKKVRKSLDLSNITPRRSSRNIKRTSYIEKELEEEDVDDDGSDIEEIKPEDPLAGIDSKDKENSKVKSPIKNNNKTTIVVNDTKRLAEIAAGSKVSKGGKKEPTLVIIDTNSILSGRGGVPVGTKSHHHHHHHHHHSATTSSTSSFSVMPMGVPTQAMYPNMRATITPVPMTPKNVQCSPKPTSCTNATATPIPQILPTLTDDMFVVEAPSFIVPYVYEKPPIKPLKDFVTKLEKSIEEREKEDKLRKLEEEKKREEIKDKEKEEKDKEEDEEEKEVENKEDDKNVISENEGDMKCKKDGTLEESADSPDKRTITLDDKPDEKINKIPTYFDLPLGKFFMQIGVNLVQEFVQTDLLRTQKRKRGKGSTSTETQIAINSLIKNLEFSKENNEPFHLEMKKCEFCNFKTESALVMQHHLETPHMRNYVYKCNFCPLEVRSPHDILFHMEAEHNTRGRLERGPAFHQCPNCPFEDNQKGKLTRHILACNKKFRPERNLEPATDWEPPAKIPRMNRARPVGTSGSNALAMAMSAKGQTPLLPKLLPAPITGRGRGRPPMQPRYPDLKLRPGSTPIRQDNVAGMMYRPTSSGLLLPTSYQFGNNQLFQNTSSSSKSPAAKLLSQPSISITPLPRSSNQTPSLGSGTSTKSGGKNTFVICEICDGYIKDLEQLRNHMQWIHKVKIHPKMIYNRPPLNCQKCQFRFFTDQGLERHLLGSHGLVTSSMQEAANKGKDAGRCPACGRVYQWKLLNHVARDHGMTLKPAHLSYKCTVCTATFGMYKQFENHVYSAHSVVAKRVMDKKNTPSSPSSRSNDSLLKPLKINDEITIIPQPAKPTTRSGAAQTRGK